The proteins below come from a single Burkholderia sp. FERM BP-3421 genomic window:
- a CDS encoding LysR substrate-binding domain-containing protein: protein MAELPPLAAIRTFLVACRAGSFSAAADELCVTHSAVSRQIQTLESRLGLRLFEKDGQRMVPTVHARAFAQELDGAFDALTDIVERYGKGRARQVLRVSVPTTFGMRWLIPRLVTFRVDHPDATIQVLTVTTQQQPNGGHCDVAIRREDLLFNPASAVRFLSDHHTVIASPSLLAERPLRHPADLIDHTLLETETRPRHWDDWFAAAQLDGQRFANRLRFDHFHVTFQGVVDELGVGIGPVVTLSRDIASGRIVAPFDAIRVAHHDYYAITPIGIQKTVLHRRFEDWLVANGAA from the coding sequence ATGGCCGAACTTCCTCCGCTGGCCGCGATACGGACGTTCCTGGTGGCGTGTCGCGCGGGCAGCTTCTCGGCGGCCGCCGACGAGCTGTGCGTGACGCACAGCGCGGTCAGCCGGCAAATCCAGACCCTCGAATCCCGGCTCGGCCTGCGTCTGTTCGAGAAAGACGGGCAGCGGATGGTGCCGACCGTGCACGCGCGGGCCTTCGCGCAGGAACTGGACGGCGCGTTCGACGCGCTTACCGACATCGTCGAGCGCTATGGCAAGGGGCGCGCGCGGCAGGTGCTGCGCGTCAGCGTGCCGACCACCTTCGGCATGCGCTGGCTGATTCCGCGCCTCGTCACGTTCCGCGTCGACCATCCCGACGCCACGATCCAGGTCCTCACCGTCACGACCCAGCAGCAGCCGAACGGCGGCCACTGCGACGTCGCGATCCGCCGCGAGGACCTGCTCTTCAATCCCGCCTCCGCCGTCCGCTTCCTGAGCGACCACCACACGGTGATCGCGTCGCCGTCGCTGCTGGCGGAGCGCCCGCTGCGCCACCCCGCCGACCTGATCGACCATACGCTGCTCGAAACGGAGACCCGTCCGCGCCACTGGGACGACTGGTTCGCGGCGGCGCAGCTCGACGGGCAACGCTTCGCGAACCGGCTGCGCTTCGATCATTTCCACGTGACCTTCCAGGGAGTCGTCGACGAACTCGGCGTGGGCATCGGTCCCGTCGTCACGCTGAGCCGCGACATCGCGAGCGGCCGCATCGTCGCGCCGTTCGACGCGATCCGCGTCGCGCATCACGATTACTACGCGATCACGCCGATCGGCATCCAGAAGACCGTGCTGCACCGTCGCTTCGAGGACTGGCTCGTCGCGAACGGCGCGGCATGA
- the aepY gene encoding phosphonopyruvate decarboxylase, producing the protein MSPHLLIGALVEARVSLAVGVPDSLLKPLCNQLNEACAPLRHLIAASEGGAIGLAIGHHLATGELAAVYLQNSGLGNAINPLVSLADPAVYGVPLVLIVGWRAELAADGTQTHDEPQHRQQGRITLALLDTLSIPYLVLDGAHDDPAAIRRLLEDARQQSRPVALVVRKDAFDPAPPRARAPHQAIDPRMTREQAIALIVDEIGADAAIVATTGMASRELYELRERLGQSHARDFLTVGGMGHASQIATGIALARPDQPVVCIDGDGALLMHMGGLAYCAGAPNLTHVVINNGVHDSVGAQPTLAARLRLAHIAGACGYAFSRTAATPAELAAALRHANDAHESAFIEALCRPGYRSDLGRPRTAPVENKQHFMQFLSSQGVHDDRHPHPQDDRIQAAVQCTR; encoded by the coding sequence ATGAGCCCACATCTCCTGATCGGGGCGCTGGTCGAGGCCCGGGTGAGCCTCGCCGTCGGCGTGCCCGATTCCCTGCTGAAACCCCTGTGCAATCAGCTGAACGAAGCATGCGCCCCGTTGCGCCACCTGATCGCGGCCAGCGAGGGCGGCGCGATCGGCCTCGCGATCGGCCACCATCTCGCCACCGGCGAGCTGGCCGCGGTCTATCTGCAGAACTCCGGGCTCGGCAATGCGATCAATCCGCTCGTGTCGCTCGCCGACCCGGCGGTGTACGGCGTTCCGCTCGTGCTGATCGTCGGCTGGCGCGCCGAACTGGCCGCCGACGGCACGCAGACGCACGACGAACCCCAGCATCGCCAGCAAGGCCGGATCACGTTGGCGCTGCTCGATACGCTGTCGATTCCCTACCTGGTGCTCGACGGCGCGCATGACGATCCGGCCGCGATCCGGCGTCTGCTGGAAGACGCGCGGCAGCAGTCGCGCCCGGTCGCGCTGGTGGTCCGCAAGGATGCCTTCGACCCCGCGCCGCCTCGCGCGCGCGCGCCGCACCAGGCCATCGATCCGCGCATGACGCGCGAGCAGGCGATCGCGCTGATCGTCGACGAGATCGGCGCCGACGCGGCGATCGTCGCGACCACCGGCATGGCGTCGCGCGAGCTGTACGAACTGCGCGAGCGGCTCGGCCAGTCGCACGCGCGCGACTTCCTCACGGTCGGCGGCATGGGCCATGCGTCGCAGATCGCGACGGGCATCGCGCTGGCGCGGCCGGACCAGCCGGTGGTCTGCATCGACGGCGACGGCGCGCTGCTGATGCACATGGGCGGCCTCGCGTACTGCGCGGGCGCGCCGAACCTGACCCACGTGGTGATCAACAACGGCGTGCACGACTCGGTGGGGGCCCAGCCCACGCTGGCCGCGCGCCTGCGGCTCGCGCACATCGCCGGCGCGTGCGGCTATGCGTTCAGCCGGACCGCCGCCACGCCGGCCGAGCTGGCCGCCGCGCTGCGGCATGCGAACGACGCGCACGAGAGCGCGTTCATCGAGGCGCTGTGCCGGCCGGGCTACCGAAGCGATCTCGGCCGGCCGCGCACCGCGCCCGTCGAGAACAAGCAGCATTTCATGCAATTCCTTTCCAGCCAGGGAGTTCACGATGATCGACACCCCCATCCGCAAGACGATCGCATACAAGCAGCTGTCCAATGCACTCGGTAG
- a CDS encoding TauD/TfdA dioxygenase family protein — protein sequence MAYKQLSNALGSEIYGFGTHFPRDPEAARTLVDAWHAGGICRLRQQRLDMAAFVEFSRILGTPERALNQERKLTSREDLPELMIVSNIKENGEAIGHLGAKEAYWHTDMCYTDVPPIASILYAIEVPASGGNTEFMNMYRVYEALPPALRSRIERLSIKHDRSYTAVGELRYGFDSVVDVTTCPGSVHPLVRVHPVTMRPYLYLGRRLNAYVVGLPVAESEALLDELWRYTRLDGMTWSQRWEVGDIMIWDNRCTMHRRDAFDEAARRLMWRTQVQADPARPL from the coding sequence ATCGCATACAAGCAGCTGTCCAATGCACTCGGTAGCGAGATCTACGGCTTCGGCACGCACTTTCCGCGCGATCCCGAGGCCGCGCGCACCCTGGTCGACGCCTGGCACGCGGGCGGCATCTGCCGGCTCCGGCAGCAGCGGCTCGACATGGCCGCCTTCGTCGAGTTCAGCCGGATCCTCGGCACGCCCGAGCGCGCGCTGAATCAGGAACGCAAGCTGACCTCGCGCGAGGATCTGCCCGAGCTGATGATCGTCTCGAACATCAAGGAGAACGGCGAGGCGATCGGCCACCTGGGCGCGAAGGAAGCGTACTGGCATACCGACATGTGCTACACCGACGTGCCGCCCATCGCCAGCATCCTGTACGCGATCGAGGTTCCCGCGTCCGGCGGCAACACCGAGTTCATGAACATGTACCGGGTCTACGAGGCCCTGCCGCCGGCCTTGCGCAGCCGCATCGAGCGCCTGTCGATCAAGCACGACCGCAGCTACACGGCGGTCGGCGAGCTGCGCTACGGCTTCGACTCGGTGGTGGACGTCACGACCTGCCCCGGATCGGTCCATCCGCTCGTGCGCGTCCATCCCGTCACGATGCGCCCGTACCTCTATCTCGGGCGGCGGCTGAACGCCTACGTGGTCGGCCTGCCGGTCGCCGAATCGGAGGCGCTGCTCGACGAGCTGTGGCGCTACACCCGGCTCGACGGCATGACCTGGAGCCAGCGCTGGGAGGTCGGCGACATCATGATCTGGGACAACCGCTGCACGATGCACCGGCGCGACGCGTTCGACGAAGCGGCGCGGCGGTTGATGTGGCGCACCCAGGTCCAGGCGGATCCCGCGCGCCCGCTGTGA
- a CDS encoding NRAMP family divalent metal transporter encodes MSTPSNVSPPIVLERSAVLDEAHLGDIKGALGTIAHHDTGPRATWWARFRTLLAILGPGLIVMVGDNDAGAFGTYTQAGQNYGTTLLWTLLLLVPVLFVNQEMVLRLGAVTGVGHARLIFERFGKFWGAFSVVDLFILNALTIVTEFIGITFVLDFFGISKIAGVCIAAALTMAAVSTGNFRRFERFAVVLCLLSLLLVPVLVSIHPPVSQITRDFFVPNWPANSKLSDVMLLVIGIVGTTVAPWQLFFQQSYVVDKRITPRFMKYEKADLWIGILFVMIGAVAMISFCAALYAGRPEFGNFTDAGGVIAGLEKYAGRTGATLFAVALLDACIIGAAAVSLSTAYAIGDVFKIRHSLHRSVSDAKGFYLVYFGIVAAAAALVLIPGSPLGLLTEAVQTLAGVLLPSATVFLLLLCNDRAVLGPWVNSKKLNLFTGAVIWVLVMLSIILTASVMYPDISGETILEVLAGGTLLAVVGFIATMMLRKRGGGDVAEAVAGRAVRDTWRMPPLDELPAPRVTLSTRIWMGVLRGYLLLAVGLVIVKVVQMTFFK; translated from the coding sequence ATGTCAACGCCATCCAACGTTTCACCACCTATCGTGCTCGAGCGCAGCGCCGTCCTCGACGAAGCGCACCTCGGCGACATCAAGGGCGCGCTCGGCACGATCGCGCACCATGACACCGGCCCGCGCGCCACGTGGTGGGCGCGCTTTCGCACGCTGCTCGCGATCCTCGGTCCCGGCCTCATCGTGATGGTCGGCGACAACGACGCGGGCGCGTTCGGCACCTATACCCAGGCGGGCCAGAACTACGGCACGACGCTGCTCTGGACGCTGCTGCTGCTCGTGCCGGTGCTGTTCGTGAATCAGGAGATGGTGCTGCGGCTCGGCGCGGTGACGGGCGTCGGCCATGCCCGCCTGATCTTCGAACGCTTCGGCAAGTTCTGGGGCGCCTTCAGCGTGGTCGACCTGTTCATCCTGAACGCGTTGACGATCGTCACCGAGTTCATCGGCATCACCTTCGTGCTCGACTTCTTCGGCATCTCGAAGATCGCGGGCGTGTGCATCGCGGCCGCGTTGACGATGGCCGCGGTCAGTACCGGCAACTTCAGGCGCTTCGAGCGCTTCGCGGTGGTGCTGTGCCTGCTGAGCCTGCTGCTCGTGCCGGTGCTCGTGTCGATCCACCCGCCCGTGTCGCAGATCACGCGCGATTTCTTCGTGCCGAACTGGCCGGCCAACTCGAAGCTCAGCGACGTGATGCTGCTCGTGATCGGCATCGTTGGCACCACGGTCGCGCCGTGGCAGCTGTTCTTCCAGCAGAGCTACGTGGTCGACAAGCGCATCACGCCGCGCTTCATGAAGTACGAGAAGGCGGACCTGTGGATCGGCATTCTGTTCGTGATGATCGGCGCGGTCGCGATGATCTCGTTCTGCGCGGCGCTGTACGCGGGGCGTCCCGAGTTCGGCAACTTCACCGACGCGGGCGGCGTGATCGCGGGCCTCGAGAAGTATGCGGGCCGCACCGGCGCGACGCTGTTCGCGGTCGCGCTGCTCGACGCGTGCATCATCGGCGCGGCGGCGGTCTCGCTGTCGACCGCGTATGCGATCGGCGACGTGTTCAAGATCCGCCACTCGCTGCATCGCAGCGTCTCGGATGCGAAGGGCTTCTACCTCGTGTACTTCGGCATCGTCGCCGCCGCCGCCGCGCTGGTGCTGATCCCGGGCAGCCCGCTCGGCCTGCTCACGGAAGCGGTGCAGACGCTCGCGGGCGTGCTGCTGCCGAGCGCGACGGTGTTCCTGCTCCTGCTCTGCAACGACCGGGCCGTGCTCGGCCCGTGGGTCAACTCGAAGAAGCTCAACCTGTTCACGGGCGCGGTGATCTGGGTGCTGGTGATGCTGTCGATCATCCTGACCGCCTCGGTGATGTATCCGGACATCAGCGGCGAGACGATCCTCGAAGTGCTCGCAGGCGGCACGCTGCTCGCGGTGGTCGGCTTCATCGCGACGATGATGCTGCGCAAGCGCGGCGGCGGCGACGTGGCGGAAGCGGTCGCCGGGCGCGCGGTGCGCGACACCTGGCGCATGCCGCCGCTCGACGAGCTGCCGGCGCCGCGCGTGACGCTGTCGACGCGGATCTGGATGGGCGTGCTGCGCGGCTATCTGTTGCTGGCGGTCGGCCTCGTGATCGTGAAGGTCGTGCAGATGACCTTCTTCAAGTAA
- a CDS encoding YoaK family protein has product MDLDAASRNLTVASLLTLSGGFLDAYTYVGHGHVFANTMTGNVALLGINLSAGNWAQALHHVPPLVAFVIAVLVAHLLGLAAQKGWLRHTAFVCLVGEIVFLALASSGVVAMSSAWLIPGISFVATLQTLSFTHLENLSYTSVMTTGNLRRSAQKLFVGLIPRYDAGALHDSGLLAIISACFLGGAVLGGLLTRGFGDSALWGAVALLAAAFAEIVRRARRRVATPD; this is encoded by the coding sequence ATGGATCTGGACGCCGCGAGCCGCAACCTGACGGTCGCATCGCTGTTGACGCTGTCGGGCGGATTTCTCGACGCCTATACCTATGTCGGCCACGGCCACGTGTTCGCGAACACCATGACCGGCAACGTCGCGCTGCTCGGCATCAACCTGTCCGCGGGCAACTGGGCGCAGGCGCTGCATCATGTGCCGCCCCTCGTCGCGTTCGTGATCGCGGTGCTGGTCGCGCACCTGCTCGGCCTCGCCGCGCAGAAGGGCTGGCTCAGGCACACCGCGTTCGTCTGCCTCGTCGGCGAGATCGTGTTCCTCGCGCTCGCCTCGAGCGGCGTCGTCGCGATGTCGAGCGCATGGCTGATCCCGGGCATTTCCTTCGTCGCGACCCTGCAGACGCTGTCGTTCACGCACCTCGAAAACCTGTCGTACACGTCGGTGATGACGACCGGCAACCTGCGGCGCTCCGCGCAGAAGCTGTTCGTCGGGCTGATCCCGCGCTACGACGCGGGCGCGCTGCACGATTCGGGGCTGCTCGCCATCATCAGCGCGTGCTTTCTCGGCGGCGCGGTGCTCGGCGGCCTGCTGACGCGCGGCTTCGGCGACAGCGCGCTGTGGGGCGCGGTGGCGCTGCTCGCCGCGGCCTTCGCGGAGATCGTGCGGCGCGCGCGCCGGCGCGTCGCGACGCCCGACTAG
- the phnY gene encoding phosphonoacetaldehyde dehydrogenase, producing the protein MIAHPNPALRRVARALDRRTSPAARRPLAVRHPYDGALLAELPLDGIDEIRGRLARAHGFTSGLSRHARIAIFERAIQLLHAEQRDAARLITLESGLCVKDTLYEVERVIGVMQAAITELNRDDSQTFSCDHASASERRKIFTVREPLRGVIAAITPFNHPMNQVAHKICPAIASNNRIVVKPSEKTPLSALYLLDLLRDAGLPEPMFDVVVGAPAEVGAEFLANEYVEVVAFTGSVAVGKRIASQAGYRRTVLELGGNDPLIVMEDADLERAARLAAKGSYKNSGQRCTAVKRILVERTVAARFTALLVEHSAGWKIGDPLDETVDIGTLIDEAAARECEARVNDAVAAGARVLTGHRRDGAAYAPTVLDRVAPDLPLVQQETFGPVSPVIPFSGLDEAIAIANSTRYGLSSGVCTNRLDYITRLIGNLDVGTVNVWEVPGFRLESTPFGGVKDSGLGGKEGMQEALKNFTNLKTYSLPWDTLGPSLAA; encoded by the coding sequence ATGATTGCTCATCCCAACCCGGCGCTGCGCCGCGTCGCGCGCGCGCTCGACCGCCGCACGTCGCCCGCCGCGCGCCGCCCGCTCGCGGTCCGTCATCCGTACGACGGCGCGCTCCTGGCCGAACTGCCGCTCGACGGCATCGACGAGATCCGCGGCCGGCTCGCGCGCGCGCACGGCTTCACGAGCGGCTTGAGCCGGCACGCGCGGATCGCGATCTTCGAGCGGGCGATCCAGCTGCTGCACGCGGAGCAGCGCGACGCCGCGCGCCTCATCACGCTCGAATCCGGCCTGTGCGTCAAGGACACGCTGTATGAAGTGGAGCGCGTGATCGGCGTGATGCAGGCGGCCATCACCGAGCTGAACCGCGACGACAGCCAGACGTTCTCGTGCGACCACGCGAGCGCGTCCGAGCGGCGCAAGATCTTCACGGTGCGCGAGCCGCTGCGCGGCGTGATCGCGGCGATCACGCCGTTCAACCATCCGATGAACCAGGTCGCGCACAAGATCTGTCCGGCCATCGCGTCGAACAATCGGATCGTGGTGAAGCCCTCGGAAAAGACGCCGCTGTCCGCGCTGTACCTGCTCGACCTGCTGCGCGACGCGGGCCTGCCGGAGCCGATGTTCGACGTCGTGGTCGGCGCACCGGCGGAGGTGGGCGCCGAGTTCCTCGCCAACGAGTATGTCGAGGTGGTCGCCTTCACCGGCAGCGTCGCGGTCGGCAAGCGGATCGCGAGCCAGGCGGGCTACCGGCGCACCGTGCTCGAGCTGGGCGGCAACGATCCGCTGATCGTGATGGAGGACGCCGACCTCGAACGCGCGGCGCGGCTGGCCGCCAAGGGCTCCTACAAGAACTCGGGCCAGCGTTGCACGGCGGTCAAGCGCATCCTCGTCGAGCGCACCGTGGCGGCCCGCTTCACCGCGCTGCTGGTCGAGCACAGCGCCGGCTGGAAGATCGGCGACCCGCTCGACGAGACCGTCGACATCGGCACGCTGATCGACGAAGCGGCCGCGCGCGAATGCGAGGCGCGCGTCAACGATGCCGTCGCGGCGGGCGCCCGCGTGTTGACCGGGCACCGGCGCGACGGCGCGGCCTACGCGCCGACCGTGCTCGATCGGGTCGCGCCCGACCTGCCCCTGGTCCAGCAGGAAACCTTCGGCCCGGTCTCGCCCGTCATTCCGTTCTCGGGACTCGACGAGGCGATCGCGATCGCGAACAGCACGCGCTACGGCCTGTCGTCCGGCGTCTGCACGAACCGTCTCGACTACATCACGCGCCTGATCGGCAATCTCGACGTCGGCACCGTCAACGTCTGGGAAGTGCCCGGCTTCCGGCTCGAGAGCACGCCGTTCGGCGGCGTCAAGGATTCGGGGCTCGGCGGCAAGGAGGGCATGCAGGAGGCGCTCAAGAACTTCACCAACCTGAAGACCTATTCGCTGCCGTGGGACACCCTCGGGCCGTCGCTCGCGGCGTGA
- a CDS encoding porin translates to MKQTKKMVGLVGGLTLAMAGQHALAQSSVTLWGVADVSLRYLSNSNANNDGRVFMTNGAITNSRFGLHGTEDLGSGMKALFNLESGVNLQDGTQSSASRLFNRAAYVGLSSQYGTVTLGRQKTVLFDLLSDTFDPLTVGNYNENSWLPGALGAGLYADNAVKYRGTFGGLTIGAIYSFGTDSTNTGVNGFSGQIPGHLGAGNMYGFSLQYVTGPLSVAAGMQQNSDNSNRKQTIYHANVVYAFSTVKVYGGYLHSKDDTGFVNIALWQQGTAPGISTFKGTGRIDDGPFAGVSWQVSAPLTLTGAFYYDRMRNATNASGQLANGNRYAIVALAEYALSKRTEVYGTVDFNKVNGAATVELPGRSNQTGVAIGLRTIF, encoded by the coding sequence ATGAAGCAGACCAAGAAAATGGTGGGGCTGGTTGGGGGACTGACGCTGGCGATGGCCGGCCAGCATGCGCTGGCGCAAAGCTCGGTGACCTTGTGGGGCGTGGCTGACGTGAGCCTGCGCTACCTGTCGAATTCCAATGCGAACAACGACGGCCGCGTCTTCATGACCAACGGCGCGATCACCAATTCGCGCTTCGGCCTGCACGGCACGGAGGATCTCGGCAGCGGCATGAAGGCGCTGTTCAACCTCGAAAGCGGCGTGAACCTGCAGGACGGCACGCAGTCGAGCGCGTCCCGCCTGTTCAACCGCGCGGCCTATGTCGGGCTGTCGAGCCAGTACGGCACGGTCACGCTGGGCCGCCAGAAGACGGTGCTGTTCGACCTGCTCAGCGACACCTTCGATCCGCTGACCGTCGGCAACTACAACGAGAACTCGTGGCTGCCGGGCGCGCTCGGCGCGGGCCTCTACGCGGACAACGCGGTCAAGTATCGCGGCACCTTCGGCGGCCTGACGATCGGCGCGATCTATTCGTTCGGCACCGATTCGACCAATACCGGGGTGAACGGCTTCTCGGGCCAGATTCCGGGCCACCTGGGCGCGGGCAACATGTACGGCTTTTCGCTGCAGTACGTGACGGGGCCGCTCAGCGTCGCCGCCGGCATGCAGCAGAACAGCGACAACTCGAACCGCAAGCAGACCATCTATCACGCGAACGTCGTCTATGCATTCAGCACCGTGAAGGTCTACGGCGGCTACCTGCATTCGAAGGACGACACGGGCTTCGTGAACATCGCGCTGTGGCAGCAGGGCACCGCGCCCGGCATCAGCACGTTCAAGGGCACCGGCCGGATCGACGACGGCCCGTTCGCCGGCGTGAGCTGGCAGGTGAGCGCGCCGCTCACGCTGACGGGCGCGTTCTACTATGACCGCATGCGCAATGCGACGAACGCGTCGGGCCAGCTCGCCAACGGCAATCGCTATGCGATCGTCGCGCTCGCCGAGTACGCGCTGTCGAAGCGCACCGAGGTGTACGGCACGGTCGACTTCAACAAGGTGAACGGCGCGGCGACGGTGGAACTGCCGGGTCGCAGCAACCAGACGGGCGTCGCGATCGGTCTGCGCACGATCTTCTGA
- a CDS encoding carbohydrate porin has protein sequence MKNTLTHMLIKSGAAAGLPLLLSLGLAQTASAQTAGGAAPQDAASAPAAPAPAADAPAPTGFRERSNLFGDMGGLRSLLGDHGITLNLQETSEYLNNLSGGTQRGGAYDGLTQFGVVVDTGKAIGLPGGTFNVSGLQIHGTNLTQRNLQTLQTATGIEANATTRLWELWYQQSLADGKVDVKIGQQSLDQEFMVSQYAATFMNATFGWPVLPSVDMPAGGPAYPLSSLGVRLRLKPSDAWTVMAGVFNGNPAGSGVGDAQVLNAHGTNFNLHDSALIIGEAQYALNAAPADPKAAQPAGLPGTYKVGVWYNTGRFADPRYASNGVSLAASASSGDPATHRGNYGFYAVADQMVWREGPDSPRALGVFARVMGAPGDRNLVDLGINAGVTLKAPFKGRDNDVVGLAIGYAKIGSHARGLDGDTGAFTTPGYPVRRAETILEATYQYQVTPWWQLQADFQYAFRPAGGIPNPDPSANGARIGDEAIVGVRTTITF, from the coding sequence ATGAAGAACACACTGACCCACATGCTGATCAAATCCGGCGCGGCGGCCGGCCTGCCGCTGCTGCTGTCGCTGGGCCTCGCGCAGACCGCAAGCGCGCAGACCGCCGGCGGCGCCGCCCCGCAGGACGCCGCCAGCGCGCCTGCCGCCCCTGCCCCTGCCGCCGACGCGCCCGCGCCGACCGGCTTCCGGGAACGCTCGAACCTGTTCGGCGACATGGGCGGCCTGCGCAGCCTGCTCGGCGATCACGGCATCACGCTGAACCTGCAGGAAACCAGCGAATACCTGAACAACCTGTCGGGCGGCACGCAGCGCGGCGGCGCCTACGACGGCCTCACGCAGTTCGGCGTCGTGGTCGACACCGGGAAGGCGATCGGCCTGCCGGGCGGCACCTTCAACGTGTCGGGCCTGCAGATCCACGGCACCAATCTCACGCAGCGCAACCTGCAGACGCTGCAGACCGCGACCGGCATCGAGGCGAACGCGACCACGCGGCTGTGGGAGCTGTGGTACCAGCAGTCGCTCGCGGACGGCAAGGTCGACGTGAAGATCGGCCAGCAGAGCCTCGACCAGGAGTTCATGGTGAGCCAGTACGCCGCGACCTTCATGAACGCGACCTTCGGCTGGCCGGTGCTGCCGTCCGTCGACATGCCCGCGGGCGGCCCCGCCTATCCGCTGTCGTCGCTCGGCGTGCGGCTGCGGCTCAAGCCGTCCGACGCGTGGACCGTGATGGCGGGCGTGTTCAACGGCAATCCGGCCGGCAGCGGCGTCGGCGATGCGCAGGTGCTCAACGCGCACGGCACCAACTTCAACCTGCACGACAGCGCGCTGATCATCGGCGAGGCGCAGTACGCGCTCAACGCGGCGCCCGCGGACCCGAAGGCGGCGCAGCCCGCCGGCCTGCCCGGCACCTACAAGGTCGGCGTCTGGTACAACACGGGGCGCTTCGCCGACCCGCGCTACGCGAGCAACGGCGTATCGCTCGCGGCTTCCGCGAGCAGCGGCGATCCGGCCACGCATCGCGGCAACTACGGCTTCTATGCGGTGGCCGACCAGATGGTGTGGCGCGAGGGCCCCGACAGCCCGCGCGCGCTCGGCGTGTTCGCCCGCGTCATGGGCGCGCCCGGCGACCGCAACCTCGTCGATCTCGGCATCAACGCGGGCGTGACGCTGAAGGCGCCGTTCAAGGGCCGCGACAACGACGTGGTCGGGCTCGCGATCGGCTATGCGAAGATCGGCTCGCACGCGCGCGGCCTCGACGGCGACACCGGCGCCTTCACGACGCCGGGCTATCCGGTGCGCCGGGCCGAAACCATCCTCGAGGCGACCTACCAGTATCAGGTCACGCCATGGTGGCAGCTCCAGGCCGATTTCCAGTACGCGTTCCGGCCGGCGGGCGGCATCCCCAACCCCGATCCGAGCGCGAACGGCGCGCGCATCGGCGACGAGGCGATCGTCGGCGTGCGCACCACGATCACGTTCTGA
- the aepX gene encoding phosphoenolpyruvate mutase: MPIRESANITITNEQRRRSFKDLLEHGRPLRFIESHSPLSAVISENVYVATGGNRIEFDGFWSSSLTDSTLRGLPDIEILDISNRLSNIQHIFDVTTKPLIIDGDTGGKPEHFSLNVQLLERAGVSAVIIEDKTGLKKNSLLGNEVIQYQDSIDNFCDKIRIGKAAQITRDFQIIARIESLILDKGMQDALERAVAYCEAGADGIMIHSRRTSADEVIEFAERFRALGQRAYLVCVPTSFNAISFAELARHFSVVIYANHLLRAAYPAMLSVAEGILAHGRTLEVEPHCLPINEILKLVPGTA, from the coding sequence ATGCCAATCCGAGAATCAGCCAATATCACCATTACCAACGAACAGAGACGACGATCGTTCAAGGATCTGCTGGAGCACGGCCGCCCCTTGCGCTTCATCGAAAGTCACAGTCCGCTGTCCGCCGTGATCAGCGAAAACGTCTACGTGGCCACGGGTGGGAACCGCATCGAATTCGACGGCTTCTGGTCCAGTTCGCTGACCGATTCGACGCTGCGCGGCCTGCCCGACATCGAGATCCTCGACATCTCGAATCGCCTGTCCAACATTCAGCACATCTTCGACGTCACGACCAAGCCCTTGATCATCGACGGCGATACCGGCGGCAAGCCGGAGCATTTCTCGCTGAATGTTCAACTGCTGGAACGCGCGGGCGTGTCGGCCGTCATCATCGAGGACAAGACCGGGCTGAAGAAGAACTCGCTGCTCGGCAACGAGGTCATCCAGTACCAGGATTCGATCGACAACTTCTGCGACAAGATCCGGATCGGCAAGGCCGCGCAGATCACCCGCGATTTTCAGATCATCGCCCGCATCGAGAGCCTGATCCTCGACAAGGGCATGCAGGATGCGCTCGAACGCGCCGTCGCCTACTGCGAGGCGGGCGCGGACGGCATCATGATTCACAGCCGCCGCACCAGCGCCGACGAGGTCATCGAGTTCGCCGAGCGCTTTCGCGCACTCGGGCAACGCGCATACCTGGTCTGCGTCCCGACCAGCTTCAACGCCATTTCGTTCGCGGAGCTGGCCCGCCACTTCAGCGTCGTCATCTATGCCAACCACCTGCTGCGCGCGGCCTACCCGGCCATGCTCTCGGTGGCGGAAGGCATCCTCGCCCACGGCCGGACCCTCGAGGTCGAGCCGCACTGCCTGCCCATCAACGAAATCCTGAAGCTCGTTCCCGGAACCGCCTGA